The sequence TAAGAAATACATATCGGCACGGTCGATACAAACGCAATTAATCAACTTTTGAACAAAGAAAACGAGAATGTGTGGTGTTTTTGGGGTCTATAACTCTCCTACAGCCGCAATTGATGCCTTCTATGGCTTATATGCACTGCAACACCGCGGGCAGGAAGGCGCCGGCATCGTGGTCTCTGACTTTGATGCAGAACGACAAAAACCCGTGTTCCGTACGCACAAAGGACTTGGGCTTGTCGCAGAAGTTTCCGAGACGAAAAATTTTTGAGCAGCTCAAAGGACGAGCCGCTATCGGGCACAATCGCTATTCTACTGCGGGCTCGGCAAAAACGCCACAAAACATTCAACCCTTTTCAGTCAATTACAAAGGTGGACACCTCGCGCTTGGGCACAATGGGAATCTGAGCAATCAACGTGCCTTGCGCAAAAACTCTCAGAGGATGGCGTGATTTTTCAAGCAACCTCCGACACTGAAGTCATCTTGCACCTTATTGCACGCAGTAAAGCTGAAACGACGCTTGAACGCATTTATGATGCGCTCTTGCAAGTTCAGGGCGCATATTCCCTTGTGATTCTTACCGATGGGGCGCTCATTGCAGCGCGCGATCCGCTCGGTTTTCGACCGCTGGCACTTGGTATAAAAAACCCACTGACAGAAAGACAAAACCAGCTTACTTACTTGCCAGTGAAACCTGCGCGTTTGACTTGATTGGAGCAAAGTATGAGCGTGAAATTGAACCCGGAGAAATTTTGATGATTGACCAGCATACCGTCGAGACAGGCGAATATAAGAGCATGCATTTACCAAAATCAGCACGCAAAGCACGATGTATTTTTGAGTATGTCTATTTTTCGCGTCCTGACAGCATCGTCTTCGGCGAATCTGTCGATAAAGTGCGCCGTAAGTTGGGCAAAAATCTCTCGCTTGAAGCAGGGGTTTCGCCTAAAGAAGATGAAAAGTATGTTACGGTTATTAGCGTGCCTGATTCATCCAACACAGCGGCACTAGGATTCGTTACAGAAAGCAACAAGCACGGCTCACCAGCACGCCTTGAAATCGGCTTAATCCGCAATCATTACATCGGGCGCACATTTATTCAACCGGGTGAAGCTGATCGGCAACTCAAAGTGCGTACCAAATACAACATCGTGCGCGGAATTCTGAAGAATCGTCGCATCGTGGTTGTCGATGACTCTATTGTACGTGGTACAACATCCAAGATGCTCGTGCAACTCCTGCGCGAAGCGCATCCAAAAGAAATTCACATGCGTATTAGCTCCCCGCCTATCGTCAACCCCTGCTTCTACGGAATGGATTTTCCAACGCGCGACAAACTCATTGCATATCAATTTGGCGGCAACATTGAGAAAATTCGAGAAGAACTTGGCGTTGATTCCTTAGCGTATCTTTCACATAAGGGCTTACTTAACAGCGTGCCAAAGTATGAAGATGAACAAGGCAGTTACTGCACAGCTTGCTTTAGCGGCAATTATCCCGTACCCATAGATGACGCAACAACTGAAAAAGAAGAAAACGACATTTAGACATAGGGCAACGCATGGGCTTCAAAAATGTGTGCGGCGCTAAAGGCTTGAAGTTCAGGAATCCACAACTTGATATACTGCGCATTAGCATCATACATCTCCGCTTGTCGCTTCGGGTTGAAGTAACGGTCTTCGCGTGGATCGTTGCCAATGCCAGCAACATAGTTCCAGTTGCCATAGTTGCTGCACACATCGTAATCAATCAAGATGGATTCAAAGTATTCAGCCCCCCAACGCCAATCTACATTCAAATCGCGCACCAAGTAACTGGCTACATTTTGCCGACCACGGTTCGACATAAAGCCTGTTGCAGCCAGCTCACGCATGTTGGCGTCAATGAACGGTTGACCAGTTGTTCCCGATACCCATTTTTGAAAGGCGGTTTTATCGCGTCCCCATTTTTTAGGTTTGCCTTGGATGCCGAATTTGTGAAAAATGCGGTTGCCATATTTGAGCGCAATGAAGCGAAAGTAATCGCGCCAGACAAGTTCAAAAATGAGCCAGTAAGTTGAGTCATTAGCAACGCGCTGGGCTTCATACTTTTTAACTTCATCGTAGATTTTTCTCGGTGAAAGCGCGCCATGAGCAAGCCAAGCCGAAAATTTTGAAGAATAATCTGCGCCGATAAGCCCGTTGCGTGTCTCTTTGTAGGTTTTGAGCAGATCTTTTTGCCAGATGTATTCGTCAAGGCGCTTCAAGCCTTCGCTCTCGCCTCCTTTGAAATGAAGCACAGCGCGCGCGTCAACTTGCGGCTCTTCCAGTCCAAAAGTGTGCAGCGTGGGAAGTTCGCCAGCTTCAACTTCTACGACAGACTTCAAGCGTGTTGGGGTTGGAAAAAGTGCGCGCACACGCGCATGCTTTTCGACTTGCTTGCGAAAATGCGTGAAAACATCAGGAAGACGCTCAATCGACATTGGCAAGTCGTTTTTGTGGTAGAGCGTGCTGCCCCAGTATTCTTTTGTGCTGACGCCAAGCGTGCGAAGGTTTTTTCTCAAAGCGGCTTCAACGCGCAGCTCTTCATCTGTTGCTTCTTGATGAAAATACACACATAAGATGCCAAGCGACTGAGCAAGGCTTGCGATAATTTCTTCAGGCTTGCCGACACGCACAAGAAGTTCGCCGCCACGCTCACGAATAGATTGGCGCAAATCAGCGACGCTCTCGAGCAAAAACTTTGCACGAAATTTTCCCGTCTTTGCAAATCCAGAGGGGAGCTTACCAAACTGACGCTCATCGAAGCAGTAGAGCAAGATAACTTCGCTGGATTCAGCAAGAGCACGTGTAAGTGCTTCGTGGTCGTGCAAGCGCAGGTCGTTTCGAAACCAGACAAGCGTCTTTTGAGGCATGTGATGTGTGTTGAGATGATGCTTGAACGGCTTGCAAGATCAAACGCCAAAAAGGTGGTGATTGGTTTCTTTGTCGCACTGATGTAAAGCAAGTGAGCGTCGGTACGCTGTATTGAGTATTGCCCACCAAAAAAACGTTTGCAGACGAGCAAGCAATGTTTAACTTTCCGAGCTAAAGTCGGAAAGACGCAATCTTTAGCGCATTTTTAAAAATAGCTTTTCAGAAAGTTTTTTGCGCAATACAGCATGTGGAAAAATAGCATTCTTGATACCATCGGGCAGACGCCAATGGTACGACTGCATCGCATCACCAAATCGCTGAAGCCTGTGATGCTGGCAAAGTTAGAGTTTATGAATCCGGGGGGCAGTATCAAAGACCGCATTGCGCTAAGCATGATTGAACATGCCGAACAAAACGGGCTACTCAAACCGGGCGGCACGATTATCGAGTGGACGGCGGGCAACACGGGCATCGGACTTGCGCTGGTGGCGACTGTGAAAGGCTACAAGTGCATTATGGTGATGCCTGATAAAGTCTCACAAGAAAAAATCGATCTTTTGCGTGCCTTAGGCTCTGAGGTAGTCATTACCCCTACAGCCGTTAAGCCCGAGGATCCACGAAGTTGCTACAGTGTAGCAGAGCACCTAGCAAAGACAATTCCGAACTCTTACTACCCGAATCAATTTAGCAACGAAGCAAATCCAGAGGTACATTATCGCACGACGGCACAAGAGATTTGGGAACAAACTGACGGCAAAGTAACGCATGTGTTTGCGGCAATGGGTACAGGTGGCACGGTCTCGGGTATCGCTAAGCGACTGAAAGAGTTGAATCCAAAGGTCAAAGTCATTGGTGTAGATTCTGTGGGGTCAGCTTATGCGCCTTATTTCAAGACGCGACAGATGCCCGAGGAAATTGGACTGTGGAAGTTAGAAGGAATGGGCGGCAGTCGCATCCCTGAAACCGCTGATTTTGACGTGCTCGATGATGTTATTGCAGTCAGTGATGGTGATGCATTCTCAGCTGGGCGAGCACTCTCGAAACTTGAAGCTATCTTTGCAGGAGGCTCATCTGGGGCAGCACTGCATGCCGCAATGAAATACGCCAAGCAACTGAGCGAAGATGATGTTGTTGTCGTGATGATTACTGACACCGGTACGCGCTACCTTAGCAAAATGTATAACGACCTGTGGATGAAGGAAAACAATTTTGCGCAATCGTTCAGCCACGATAAATCCCAGATGACAGCAGCAGATGTGCTTGCAACTAAAAAGAATCGCAAATTGATTTTCGTAACGCCAGAAACGCCCCTATTTGAAGCGTTTGAGTTGATGAAAAAATATGAAATCTCTCAAGCCCCGATTATTTCCGATGGCGCAGAGATTGGAAGTATTAGCGATAACAAAATCCTCAGCATCTTGCTTGCCGAAGCAGATGCAAAGCAGAATAAGGTGATTGGCTACATGGAAAAACCATTTCCAATTCTACCGCCTAATGCACCGCTATCAAAACTCTCTGATGAACTCACGCGCGACAATGCTGTGCTCATTGGCGATGGCAACAGTGAATTTGAAATTATCACCAAGTCGGACCTCATCGCTGCAATTACATCCTAAGACAGCAAGTTTAGTTAAGTTCGTAGCGGCGAATCACGAACGTGTGTCGCTGAAAAATCACCTGATTGAATGAAGGTTCGCTTTGTGCACGCTGTGCTGAGGCGGGTCGTTCAAGCTCACCATCAAAAAGCCATGAAAGTCCTTCGAGCCGAGACCCGAGGTAAAGGAGCCCTATCGCAATCAATGGAAACACACTGACAAGAAAGAGCGGCACCGTAAGCGCAAGCAAAATGCCAGCAGGAATGGCAAAAAGGGCAATCAAAAGAATAACCGCAAGAAAAATAAACGTGCGTCTAATCATCTCTGACGATGGTTTGCGTGGAACTGCGATTATGGACTATGATACTTGGGAAATGACACTGCTGGTAACTTCTAAATGCGAGAAACTCTCGTATGGAGTAAAACGTTCAAACCGTCCGCAAGTTTTTTGTAGCAACGCACATTTTTACACTCAAATTGTCTAGCGCTGTGCGTAGAGGAGCGCAACAGAAGAGCATCGGCATGAAGCCTTATGTTGAAGTAGCACGAGAGAAACAAAGCAGTGCATTTGCCTTTCGGCTTCGCAGGCTTTT comes from [Chlorobium] sp. 445 and encodes:
- a CDS encoding cryptochrome DASH, yielding MPQKTLVWFRNDLRLHDHEALTRALAESSEVILLYCFDERQFGKLPSGFAKTGKFRAKFLLESVADLRQSIRERGGELLVRVGKPEEIIASLAQSLGILCVYFHQEATDEELRVEAALRKNLRTLGVSTKEYWGSTLYHKNDLPMSIERLPDVFTHFRKQVEKHARVRALFPTPTRLKSVVEVEAGELPTLHTFGLEEPQVDARAVLHFKGGESEGLKRLDEYIWQKDLLKTYKETRNGLIGADYSSKFSAWLAHGALSPRKIYDEVKKYEAQRVANDSTYWLIFELVWRDYFRFIALKYGNRIFHKFGIQGKPKKWGRDKTAFQKWVSGTTGQPFIDANMRELAATGFMSNRGRQNVASYLVRDLNVDWRWGAEYFESILIDYDVCSNYGNWNYVAGIGNDPREDRYFNPKRQAEMYDANAQYIKLWIPELQAFSAAHIFEAHALPYV
- a CDS encoding cystathionine beta-synthase; the protein is MWKNSILDTIGQTPMVRLHRITKSLKPVMLAKLEFMNPGGSIKDRIALSMIEHAEQNGLLKPGGTIIEWTAGNTGIGLALVATVKGYKCIMVMPDKVSQEKIDLLRALGSEVVITPTAVKPEDPRSCYSVAEHLAKTIPNSYYPNQFSNEANPEVHYRTTAQEIWEQTDGKVTHVFAAMGTGGTVSGIAKRLKELNPKVKVIGVDSVGSAYAPYFKTRQMPEEIGLWKLEGMGGSRIPETADFDVLDDVIAVSDGDAFSAGRALSKLEAIFAGGSSGAALHAAMKYAKQLSEDDVVVVMITDTGTRYLSKMYNDLWMKENNFAQSFSHDKSQMTAADVLATKKNRKLIFVTPETPLFEAFELMKKYEISQAPIISDGAEIGSISDNKILSILLAEADAKQNKVIGYMEKPFPILPPNAPLSKLSDELTRDNAVLIGDGNSEFEIITKSDLIAAITS